One region of Tamandua tetradactyla isolate mTamTet1 chromosome 6, mTamTet1.pri, whole genome shotgun sequence genomic DNA includes:
- the MINK1 gene encoding misshapen-like kinase 1 isoform X1, with protein sequence MGDPAPARSLDDIDLSALRDPAGIFELVEVVGNGTYGQVYKGRHVKTGQLAAIKVMDVTEDEEEEIKQEINMLKKYSHHRNIATYYGAFIKKSPPGNDDQLWLVMEFCGAGSVTDLVKNTKGNALKEDCIAYICREILRGLAHLHAHKVIHRDIKGQNVLLTENAEVKLVDFGVSAQLDRTVGRRNTFIGTPYWMAPEVIACDENPDATYDYRSDIWSLGITAIEMAEGAPPLCDMHPMRALFLIPRNPPPRLKSKKWSKKFIDFIDTCLIKTYLSRPPTEQLLKFPFIRDQPTERQVRIQLKDHIDRSRKKRGEKEETEYEYSGSEEEDDSHGEEGEPSSIMNVPGESTLRREFLRLQQENKSNSEALKQQQQLQQQQQRDPEAHIKHLLHQRQRRIEEQKEERRRVEEQQRREREQRKLQEKEQQRRLEDRQALRREEERRQAEREQEYIRHRLEEEQRQLEILQQQLLQEQALLLEYKRKQLEEQRQSERLQRQLQQEHAYLKSLQQQQQQQQLQKQQQQQQQQQQILPGDRKPLYHYGRGINPADKPAWAREVEERTRMNKQQNSPLAKTKPSSTGPEPPVPQASPGPPGPLSQTPPMQRPVEPQEGPHKSLVAHRVPLKPYAAPVPRSQSLQDQPTRNLAAFPASHDPDPATLTPTATPGARGAIIRQNSDPTSEGPGPSPSPNPPTWVRPDNEAPPKVPQRTSSIATALNTSGAAGSRPAQAVRARPRSNSAWQIYLQRRAERGTPKPPGPPAQPPGPPNACSNPDLRRSDPGWERSDSVLPASHGHLPQAGSLERNRVGASSKLDSSPVFSPGNKAKPEDHRSRPGRPASYKRAIGEDFVLLKERTLDEAPRPPKKAMDYSSSSEEVESSDEDEEEGDGEPSEGSRDTPGARSDGDTDSVSTMVVHDVEEMSGTQTPYGGGTMVVQRTPEEERSLLHADSNGYTNLPDVVQPSHSPTENSKGQSPPSKDGGSDYQSRGLVKAPGKSSFTMFVDLGIYQPGGSGDTIPITALVGGEGGRLDQLQYDVRKGSVVNVNPTNTRAHSETPEIRKYKKRFNSEILCAALWGVNLLVGTENGLMLLDRSGQGKVYGLIGRRRFQQMDVLEGLNLLITISGKRNKLRVYYLSWLRNKILHNDPEVEKKQGWTTVGDMEGCGHYRVVKYERIKFLVIALKSSVEVYAWAPKPYHKFMAFKSFADLPHRPLLVDLTVEEGQRLKVIYGSSAGFHAVDVDSGNSYDIYIPVHIQSQITPHAIIFLPNADGLEMLLCYEDEGVYVNTYGRIIKDVVLQWGEMPTSVAYICSNQIMGWGEKAIEIRSVETGHLDGVFMHKRAQRLKFLCERNDKVFFASVRSGGSSQVYFMTLNRNCIMNW encoded by the exons GACCCTGCTGGAATCTTTGAGCTGGTGGAAGTAGTTGGCAATGGAACCTATGGACAAGTGTACAAG GGTCGACATGTCAAGACGGGGCAGCTGGCTGCCATCAAGGTCATGGACGTCACAGAG GATGAGGAGGAAGAAATTAAACAGGAGATCAACATGTTGAAAAAATATTCTCACCACCGTAACATTGCCACCTACTACGGAGCCTTCATCAAGAAGAGCCCCCCAGGAAACGATGACCAGCTCTGG CTGGTGATGGAGTTCTGTGGTGCTGGCTCAGTGACTGACCTGGTAAAGAACACGAAAGGGAATGCCCTGAAGGAGGATTGTATTGCCTACATCTGCAGGGAGATCCTCAGG GGTCTGGCCCATCTCCATGCCCATAAGGTCATCCATCGAGACATCAAGGGACAGAATGTGCTGCTGACAGAGAACGCCGAGGTCAAGCTAG TGGATTTTGGGGTGAGTGCTCAGCTGGACCGCACCGTGGGCAGGCGGAACACTTTCATTGGGACCCCCTATTGGATGGCCCCAGAGGTCATCGCTTGTGATGAAAACCCTGATGCCACCTATGATTACAGG AGCGACATTTGGTCTCTAGGAATCACAGCCATTGAGATGGCAGAAGGAGCTCCCC CTCTGTGTGACATGCATCCTATGCGAGCCCTCTTCCTCATCCCCCGGAACCCTCCACCCAGGCTCAAGTCCAAGAAATG GTCTAAGAAGTTCATTGACTTCATCGACACGTGTCTCATCAAGACTTACCTGAGCCGGCCACCGACGGAGCAGCTGCTCAAGTTCCCCTTCATCCGCGACCAGCCCACGGAGCGGCAGGTCCGCATCCAGCTCAAGGACCACATTGACCGGTCTCGAAAGAAGCGGGGCGAGAAGG AGGAGACAGAATATGAATACAGCGGCAGTGAAGAGGAAGATGACAGCCACGGAGAGGAGGGAGAACCAAG CTCCATCATGAATGTACCTGGGGAGTCAACGCTACGCCGGGAATTTCTCCGGCTTCAGCAAGAGAACAAGAGCAACTCAGAGGCTTTAAAGCAGCaacagcagctgcagcagcagcaacagcgtGACCCTGAGGCGCACATCAAGCACCTCctgcaccagcggcagcggcgcATAGAGGAGCAGAAGGAGGAGCGGCGGAGGGTTGAGGAG caacaGCGGCGTGAGCGCGAGCAGCGGAAGCTGCAGGAGAAGGAGCAGCAGCGGCGGCTGGAGGACAGGCAGGCCCTGCGGCGGGAGGAGGAGAGGCGGCAGGCAGAACGGGAGCAG gaaTATATTCGTCACAGGCTAGAGGAGGAGCAGCGACAGCTCGAGATCCTTCAGCAACAGCTGCTCCAGGAACAGGCCCTACTGCTG GAATACAAACGGAAGCAGCTGGAGGAGCAGCGGCAGTCAGAACGTCTCCAGAGGCAGCTGCAGCAGGAGCACGCCTACCTCAAGtccctgcagcagcagcagcagcagcagcagctccagaagcaacagcagcagcagcagcagcagcagcagatcCTGCCTGGGGACAGGAAGCCCCTGTATCATTATGGTCGGGGAATTAATCCTGCCGACAAACCTGCCTGGGCCCGAGAG GTAGAAGAGAGAACAAGGATGAACAAGCAGCAGAACTCTCCATTAGCCAAGACCAAGCCAAGCAGTACAGGGCCTGAGCCCCCTGTCCCCCAGGCCTCCCCTGGACCCCCAGGACCCCTTTCCCAAACCCCTCCTATGCAGAGGCCAGTAGAGCCCCAGGAGGGACCACACAAG AGCCTGGTGGCACACCGGGTCCCACTAAAGCCATACGCAGCACCTGTACCCAGATCCCAGTCCCTGCAGGACCAGCCCACCCGAAACTTGGCTGCTTTCCCAGCCTCCCATGACCCTGACCCTGCCACCCTTACCCCTACCGCCACGCCCGGTGCCCGAGGAGCTATCATCCGCCAGAACTCAGACCCCACGTCTGAAGGAcctggccccagccccagcccaaaCCCCCCAACCTGGGTCCGGCCAGATAATGAGGCCCCACCTAAG GTGCCTCAGAGGACCTCATCTATTGCCACTGCCCTTAACACCAGTGGGGCCGCAGGGTCCCGGCCAGCGCAGGCCGTCCGTGCCAG ACCTCGCAGCAACTCCGCCTGGCAAATCTATCTGCAAAGGCGGGCAGAGCGGGGGACCCCCAAGCCTCCAGGGCCCCCTGCTCAGCCCCCTGGCCCGCCCAACGCCTGTAG TAACCCCGACCTCAGGAGGAGCGACCCTGGCTGGGAGCGCTCGGACAGTGTCCTCCCAGCCTCTCACGGGCACCTCCCCCAGGCTGGCTCACTGGAGCGAAACCGTGTGGGAG CCTCCTCCAAACTGGACAGCTCCCCAGTGTTCTCCCCTGGGAACAAAGCCAAGCCTGAGGACCACCGCTCCCGGCCAGGCCGGCCCGCA AGCTATAAACGTGCAATTGGTGAG GATTTTGTTTTGCTGAAAGAGCGGACCCTGGACGAGGCACCCCGGCCTCCCAAAAAAGCCATGGACTACTCGTCATCCAGTGAGGAGGTGGAGAGCAGTGATGAGGACGAGGAGGAAGGCGATGGCGAGCCATCAGAGGGGAGCAGAGATACCCCTGGGGCTCG CAGTGATGGGGACACGGACAGCGTCAGCACCATGGTGGTCCACGATGTTGAGGAGATGTCTGGGACCCAGACTCCATACGGGGGCGGTACCATGGTGGTCCAGCGT ACTCCTGAAGAGGAGCGAAGCCTGCTGCATGCTGACAGCAATGGTTACACAAACCTGCCCGACGTGGTCCAGCCCAGCCACTCTCCCACTGAGAACAGCAAAGGTCAAAGCCCCCCCTCGAAGGATGGAGGCAGTGAT TACCAGTCTCGCGGGCTGGTAAAGGCCCCTGGCAAGAGCTCCTTCACGATGTTTGTGGATCTAGGGATCTACCAGCCCGGAGGCAGTGGGGACACCATCCCCATCACAG CCCTGGTGGGTGGAGAGGGCGGTAGGCTCGATCAGCTGCAGTACGATGTGCGGAAGGGCTCTGTGGTCAACGTGAATCCCACCAACACCCGAGCCCACAGTGAGACCCCTGAGATTCGGAAGTACAAGAAGCGATTCAATTCCGAAATCCTCTGTGCAGCTCTTTGGG GGGTCAACCTGCTGGTGGGCACGGAGAACGGGCTGATGTTGCTGGACCGGAGCGGGCAGGGCAAGGTGTACGGACTCATTGGGCGGCGACGCTTCCAGCAGATGGATGTGCTGGAAGGACTCAACTTGCTCATCACCATCTCAG GGAAAAGGAATAAACTGCGGGTGTATTATCTTTCTTGGCTCCGGAACAAGATTCTGCACAATGATCCGGAAGTGGAGAAGAAGCAGGGCTGGACCACTGTGGGGGACATGGAGGGCTGTGGGCACTACCGCGTTG TGAAATACGAGCGCATCAAGTTCCTGGTCATcgctctgaagagctctgtggagGTTTATGCCTGGGCCCCCAAACCCTACCATAAATTCATGGCCTTCAAG TCCTTTGCTGACCTCCCGCACCGCCCTCTGCTGGTTGACCTGACAGTAGAGGAAGGACAGCGGCTCAAGGTGATCTACGGCTCCAGTGCTGGCTTCCATGCCGTGGATGTCGACTCGGGGAACAGCTATGACATCTACATCCCTGTGCAC ATCCAGAGCCAGATCACGCCCCATGCCATCATCTTCCTCCCCAACGCTGATGGCCTGGAGATGCTGCTGTGCTACGAAGACGAGGGCGTGTACGTCAACACGTATGGGCGCATCATTAAGGACGTGGTGCTGCAGTGGGGAGAGATGCCCACCTCTGTGG CCTACATCTGCTCCAACCAGATCATGGGCTGGGGCGAGAAAGCCATTGAGATCCGCTCAGTGGAGACTGGCCACCTAGATGGGGTCTTCATGCACAAACGAGCCCAGAGGCTCAAGTTCCTGTGTGAGCGGAATGACAAG